One Lujinxingia vulgaris DNA segment encodes these proteins:
- a CDS encoding carotenoid 1,2-hydratase, giving the protein MRQRPIAASMVGLMMACALSVTPDLASAQVQGWSEGSAARQVSMRELIPRMSSGQAYSERYGFSVDLEGGGHIGMDFTISNLGIRSGYGAAQVRVRLPGQERYEYGERVSRGDWTTAEDRFALDIAKTQVEARGDDTFVLRHDGDVKVELTFRNTMPMWRPGSGQIRQGEDYYRFTLISPRADVQGRVQIDGEWHTVEASRAGYADHVATNVAPYELAKRFSRFRDYNDDVFVIWREIELSEKFGGRTLTWAMVGVGERIVFSDADAQLRPGNVRGDGETGYQVPHAVQLEGESGQGEMRFVMRGDRMEKKDLLASYGRAARLVASALSKPWQYNIHGDYALEVEVGGRTLRTRGRGHYTVDFVNP; this is encoded by the coding sequence ATGCGACAGAGACCGATTGCGGCGTCGATGGTGGGGCTGATGATGGCGTGTGCGCTCAGCGTGACGCCGGATCTGGCGAGTGCCCAGGTGCAGGGGTGGAGCGAAGGGTCGGCGGCGCGTCAGGTGTCGATGCGGGAGTTGATCCCGCGGATGAGTTCGGGGCAGGCGTATTCGGAGCGTTACGGGTTCTCGGTCGATCTGGAGGGAGGGGGCCATATCGGGATGGATTTTACGATCTCGAACCTGGGGATTCGCAGCGGTTACGGGGCGGCACAGGTGCGGGTTCGCCTGCCGGGGCAGGAGCGCTATGAGTACGGGGAGCGGGTCAGTCGGGGGGATTGGACGACGGCCGAAGATCGTTTTGCGCTCGATATTGCAAAGACCCAGGTGGAGGCACGGGGTGATGACACCTTTGTGCTGCGCCACGATGGAGATGTGAAGGTCGAGCTGACCTTTCGCAACACGATGCCGATGTGGCGTCCAGGCAGCGGGCAGATTCGCCAGGGGGAGGATTATTACCGCTTTACGCTGATTTCTCCGCGGGCCGATGTGCAGGGGCGAGTGCAGATCGACGGGGAGTGGCACACGGTGGAGGCGTCGAGGGCGGGGTATGCCGATCATGTGGCGACGAATGTCGCGCCGTACGAGCTGGCGAAGCGGTTTTCACGTTTTCGCGACTATAACGACGATGTGTTTGTGATCTGGCGGGAGATCGAGCTGAGCGAGAAGTTCGGCGGCCGCACACTGACCTGGGCGATGGTGGGGGTTGGTGAGCGCATCGTGTTCAGTGATGCTGATGCGCAGCTTCGTCCAGGCAATGTGCGCGGCGATGGGGAGACGGGCTATCAGGTGCCGCATGCGGTGCAGCTGGAGGGGGAGAGTGGTCAGGGGGAGATGCGCTTTGTGATGCGCGGTGATCGGATGGAGAAAAAGGATCTGCTGGCGAGCTACGGGCGGGCAGCGAGGCTGGTGGCCTCGGCGTTGAGTAAGCCCTGGCAGTACAATATCCACGGGGATTATGCGCTGGAGGTTGAGGTGGGAGGCCGTACTCTGCGTACGCGGGGGCGGGGGCATTATACGGTGGATTTTGTGAACCCGTGA